GGCCGGGCTCGACCAGCGCTTCCGCAGCAGCGTTTTGGTCGCGGGATCGTGGATGATGCCGCGGTTGCCGGTGAACAGGCCGCGATGCGCTGTCGCGATGATGTCGCCGGTTGGCGTGACGCGGTTTTGCAGGGGCATGGCTTTAGTTCTCCCTCTCCCCGCCTGCGGGGAGAGGGCCGGGGTGAGGGGCATTTCCAGCGCATTCGATGTTGCGGTTCGTCCCCCTCACCCGCATCGCTGACGCGATGCGACCTCTCCCCGCAAGCGGGGCGAGGTGAACGGAAGCCTCCCTCACGCCGCGCCGTCGCGGATCGGCGGCTGGAAGGTCAGCGCGGTATCCCACGGGAAGAATATCCAGGTGTCCTGCGACACTTCGGTGATGAAGGTGTCGACCAGCGGCCGGCCCTTCGGCTTGGCGTAGACGGTGGCGAAATGCGCATCCGGAATCATCTGCCGCACCAGCGCTGCGGTGCGGCCGGTATCGACGAGGTCGTCGACGATCAGCAGACCCTTGCCGGTGCCGCCGCCGAGTTTCGCCACGTCGGCGGCAATGCCTTTCAGCACCTTCAGATCGCCCTGCTTGGTGTGGTCGTAGCTTGCGATGCAGACGGTATCGATGACGCGCACGCCAAGCTCGCGCGCGACGATTGCCGCCGGCACGAGGCCGCCGCGGGTGATCGCGATCACCGCGTGGAACGGCCCGACCTCGTTGAGCCGCCAGGTCAGCGCGCGGCAGTCGCGATGGAACTGGTCCCACGAGACCGGAAAAGCCTTTCCGGCCCGCTCCGCCGCACTCAATTCAGGCATCACGTCCGCCATGTCGTCTCACCTTCTCGCTAGCGGGCGACGTTCAGCCCGGCCAGCATCTCCTTCACGGCGCCCATCGCCGCATTGAGCTTTTCCGGGTCGCGCGAACGCACCACGAGATTGGTGTTCGGCTTCTTGTCCTCGTCGAGGAAGGGATAGCTGCCGATGATGGTGTCGGGATGAGCTTTGGCGATCTCGCGCAAGGGGCCGCCGATGTCGCCTTCCCGGCAATTGGCGCGCACCGATTCCGACAGCATCTTGACGCCTGATTTCAGCTTCGGCGCCACGATGTCCATCATCGCCTGCATGATCGAGGGTACGCCGGCCATCACGATGACATTGCCGAGCTTGAAGCCGGGCGCCAGGATCGTCGCGCTCTGGATCAGCTCCGCGCCATCGGGAATGCGCGCCATGCGCAGCCGCGCCTCGTTGAGCTCGCCCGGATTCTGGAAGCGCTCCTTGAAGCGGGCGACCACTTCGGGATGATGGTCGATGCCGACGCCGAACGCTTTCGCCACGCTGTCGGCGGTGATGTCGTCGTGCGTCGGCCCGATGCCGCCGGTGGTGAACACATAGGTGTAGCGATGCCGCAACGCATCAAGGGCGGCGACGATGTCGGCCTCCTCGTCGGCGACCACGCGGACCTCTTTCAGGTCGATCCCGAGATTGGTCAAGTATTCTGCGATAAAGCCGATGTTCTTGTCCTTGGTCCGGCCGGACAGGATCTCGTCGCCGATCACCAGAAGTCCCGCCGTGACGATCTCGCTCATGACCTGTCCTTTTCTCACCCCGTTTCGCCCGCGGACAATGCGCAAGCAAAAGCTTGATGTCACGGGGATTTTGCTACCGAAATAAGCAGGCTCACGCCATTTTTTGAGGCAGCGCCGGCGCCCGGCCGCGCGAAATGCCGCGGAGCCCTGCATATCGCGCTGGCCCACCCCTTGCTACCACCCCTTCAAGTCATGCACTCTTAAGGTCGCATCCAAATTGGGGCTCCATGGCAGCTGCCTTCGATGAAATGAACGGCCCGGGCGGCGACACCCGTCCGGCCTATCGCGAACTCTCCCGCTGGCTCAAGGAGACGCCGCCGGACGCGCTGGAATATCGTCGCCAGGAAGCCGAGCTCCTGTTCCGCCGAATCGGCATCACCTTCGCGGTCTATGGCGATGCCGAGGCCCAGGAGCGGCTGATTCCGTTCGACGTGATTCCCCGCATCATGTCTTCAAGGGAATGGACCATCCTCGAGAAGGGCCTCAAGCAGCGGGTGCGCGCGCTCAACATGTTCCTGCGTGACATCTATCACGGCCGCGAGATCCTGCGCGCCAACATCGTGCCCGAGGACCTGATCTTCCAGAACCCGGTGTTCCGCCCCGAGATGAACGGGCAGCACGTGCCGCACGACGTCTATGTCCACATCGCCGGCATCGACATCGTCCGCGTCAACGCAGAGGAATTCATCGTGCTGGAGGACAATGCGCGCACGCCCTCCGGCGTCTCCTACATGCTGGAAAACCGCGAGATCATGATGCGGCTGTTTCCGGACCTGTTCGCGCGCCATCGTATCGCGCCGGTCGAGCGCTATCCGGACGAGTTGCTCTCCGCGCTGCGCTCGGTCGCGCCCTCAAGCGCCTCCGCCGAGCCGACCATCGCCCTGATGACGCCGGGCATCTACAATTCCGCCTATTACGAGCACTCCTTCCTCGCCGACAAGCTCGGCATCGAGCTGGTCGAGGGGCGCGACCTCATCGTCAAGAACGACGAGGTGTTCATGCGCACCACCGAAGGATTGAAGCGCGTCGACGTGATCTACCGCCGGGTCGACGACGATTTCCTCGATCCCCTCACCTTCCGCCCGGATTCGGCGCTCGGCGTGCCCGGCCTGATGTCGGCCTACGCGGCCGGCAACATCACGCTGGCGAACGCGGTGGGCACCGGGATCGCCGACGACAAGGCGATCTATTCCTACATGCCCGAGATCGTGCGCTTCTACCTGAGCGAGGAGCCGATCCTGAAGAACGTACAGACCTGGCGCTGCCGGGAGCCTGCCGACCTCGCCTATGTGCTCGACAACATCGCCGACCTCGTGGTGAAAGAGGTGCACGGCTCCGGCGGCTACGGCATGCTGATCGGGCCGGCCTCGACGAAAGCGACCATCGAGGCGTTCCGCGACAAGCTCAAGCGCGAGCCGGAGGGGTTCATCGCCCAGCCGACGCTGGCGCTCTCGACCTGCCCGACCTGCACCGAGAGTGGGCTTGCGCCGCGCCATGTCGACCTGCGGCCATTCGTGCTGACCGGGCGCAACCGCACCACCATCGTGCCGGGTGGGCTCACCCGCGTCGCGCTGAAGGAAGGCTCGCTGGTGGTGAATTCGAGCCAGGGCGGCGGCACCAAGGATACATGGATATTGGATGAGTGAGATGGATTTCGGACGCACACCGCCGCTGCGCCCCCTCCCCCTGAAAGGGGGAGGGTTGGGGTGGGGGTCTATTGCAAAGGCCGAAAGTGACCCCCTCCCGGCGCACCGCGCCGACCTTCCCCTTTCCGGGGGAGGTTTGCACCGTCAACGGGGATAAAGATCGCCGCATGCTGTCGCGCACCGCCGAAAACCTGTTCTGGCTCGCCCGCTATGTCGAGCGCGCCGAATATATCGCGCGCACCATCGACGCGACCTTGCGCGTCACCGCACTGCCCGCCGCCTACGTCGGCAAAACCAATGAATGGGAATCGGCGCTGTTCACCGCGGGGGTCAGCGAGAGCTTTTACGACAGCTACGACGAAGCCGACGAACGCAACGTCATCGACTACCTGTCGTTCTCGGCCGAAAACCCATCCTCGATCAGGAACTGCATCGAGGCGGCGCGGCTGAACTCGCGCTCGGTGCGCACAGCCCTGACCAGCGAGATGTGGGACACCATCAACGGCGCCTGGATCGAGCTGCAGGAAGTCTGGAGCAAGGGCACCTCGAGCCGCGAGGATCTCGCGAAATTCCTGCGCTTCGTGCAGGAAACCTCGCTGCGCTTCGACGGCTCGGCCTACCGGACCATGCTGCGCAACGACGCCTACTGGTTCTCCAGGCTCGGCTTGCATCTGGAACGCGCCGACAACACCGCGCGCATCCTCGACGTCAAGTACCACGTGCTGCTGCCCGAGGAGGAGCATGTCGGCGGTCCGCTCGATTTCTACCAGTGGAGCTCGATCCTGCGCTCGGTCTCGGCGTTGACGGCCTATCACTGGGTCTACCGCGAGACGCTGAAACCCTGGCTGATCGCCGACCTCCTGATCCTCAACGACACTCTGCCGCGGTCGCTCGCGAGCTGTTACGGCAATCTGGTCCGCAACCTCGACCAGATTGGCGTCGCCTACGGCCGGCAGGGTCCGGCGCAGCGCCATGCCCGCGGCATCCGCAACCGCCTCGAACACAGCCACATGGACGACATCTTCCAGCATGGCGTGCACGAATTCATCCAGGAATTCATCGCCGACAATGCCCGGCTCGGCGAAATCATCAGCAAGCAGTACCTGATGTAACAAGAGTTCCGCCTCCCCCTGCAAGGGGGAGCGTTGGGGGTCAATCACGATGTCGCAAGATGGACCCTCTGCCGACACTTCGTGTCGACCTCCCCCTTTCAGGGAGGGGTGAAAAGAGGCTACGCATCGACCAACACACCGACCATCGAATACCGCCATGCGCCTGCAAATTTCACACAGCACCACCTACCGCTACGAGCCGGCCGCGACCGGCGTGATCCAGATCCTGCGCATGACGCCGGGCAGCCATGACGGCCAGTATGTCGCGGAATGGCAGATCGACGTCTCCGCCGACACGCGGCTCGATCCCCACGAGGACGCGTTCGGCAACCTCACCCATGTCCTGACCCATGGCCCGATCGGGGAGCTGACCATCAATGTCAGCGGCCTGATCGAGACCCACGACACCTCTGGCGTGCTGCGCGGCACCGATGAACGGTTTCCACCGACTCTGTTCCTGCGCTCGACGCCGCTCACATCAGTCAATCCGGCGATGGCGAGTTTCGCGCAGGAGCTGCGCGCGGAAGCTGAGAGCGACGCGATCGGCTTCCTGCACACGCTGATGACGCAGATCAACGAGCACATGACCTTCGACGCCGACCCGACCAACAGCGGCACCTCGGCGGCCGAGGCCTTCGCGCTGAAGCGCGGGGTGTGCCAGGACTATGCGCACATCTTCATTGCCTGCGCGCGCACCGCCGGAGTGCCGGCGCGCTTCATCTCCGGCCATTTCCTGCGCGGCGACGGCGTCGTCGGCCAACAGGCCGGCCACGCCTGGGCGGAGGCGTTCGTGCCTAATCTGGGCTGGGTCGGCTTCGACCCCGCCAACAGCATCTCCACGACGGATGCGCATGCCCGCGTCGCGATCGGCCTCGACTATCTTGGCGCTGCTCCCGTGCGCGGCACCCGGTATGGCGGCGGCACCGAGACGCTCACCGTCGCCGTGCGGGTGGAGCAGGCCGGCCGCCCCGGTCAGTGGCAGTCGCAGTCCTAGAACTTGACAAACGGCGCAGGCCGAAGGCCTGCGACCGGGCCCAACTCGACATTCGCAAGTCCTGCCGGCATGGCGGCCAAGCTTAGCGTTGGACCGTTTGCCGGAAATTGGCTAGAAATTCGGCGCGGCCAGAACCGGGACAACTGGCGCATTCTGAGGGCCGGAATGACCTATTGCTGCGGAATATTGGTGCGAGACGGGCTGGTGATGATCGCGGACACGCGCACCAATGCCGGTCTCGACAATGTCTCGACCTTTCGCAAGCTGCACATCTTTGCAAAGCCCGGCGAGCGGATCATGGCGATCGCGAGCGCCGGCAACCTGGCGATCAGCCAGTCGGTGCTTTCGACCCTGACCGAGGGAATCGAGGACCCCGAGACCGGCGAGGTCGAGACGCTGATGAACGCACCGACCATGTTCCAGGCGGCGCAGCGCATCGGCCGGGCGATCCGGCTGATCCATACGACGGAGGGCCCGGCGCTGAAATCGGAGGACGTCAGTTTCGACGTCTCGTTCCTGTTCGGCGGCCAGATCAAGGGCTCGCGGATGCGGCTCTTCATGGTCTACACCGCCGGCAACTTCATCGAATGCACCACCGACACTCCCTATTTGCAGATCGGCGAGCACAAATACGGCAAGCCGGTGCTCGACCGCGCCATGCATTTCGACGTGGAACTGTATGACGCCTTGAAGACCGGGCTGATCTCGATGGATTCCACGATGCGGTCCAACCTCGGCGTGGGTCTGCCGATCGACGTGCTGGTCGTGCGCACCGACGCCTGCGAGGCCGACCTGAACCACCGGATCGAGGCCGGCGAGCCCTATTTCCACGATTTGCGCTCGCGCTGGTCGGCAGCGCTGCGCGCGGCGCATCAGAACATCCCGCGCCCACCCTACAAGACCGAAGCCGAAGCAAAGAAGCAACAAGAGCGAGGAAACAATGGCTGAAACCAAGAAGATTGCGCTGGTGACCGGCGCCGGCACGGGCGTCGGACGCGCGGCGTCGCTGGCGCTGATGAAGGCCGGGTTCACCGTGGTGCTCGCCGGGCGCCGCCTCGACAAGCTGGAGGAGACCGCGGGTCTCGGCGAGAAGGGCAAGAGCCTGCCCGTCACCGCCGACATGACCGATCCCGCCTCGATCGCCGCGCTGTTCGCCAAGGTGATGCAGGCTTACGGCCGGCTCGACGTGCTGTTCAACAATGCCGGCATGGGCGCGCCCGCGATTCCCTTCGAGGATCTGAGCCTCGCGCAATGGCAGTCGGTGGTCGCCACCAATCTGACCGCTCCGTTCCTCTGCACGCAGCACGCCTTCCGCATCATGAAGGACCAGACCCCGCGCGGAGGCCGCATCATCAATAACGGATCGATCTCGGCGCACGCGCCGCGCCCGTTCTCGTCGCCCTATACCTCGACCAAGCACGGCATCACGGGTCTCACCCGGGCCAGCAACCTCGACGGCCGCGCCTATGACATCGCGGTCGGCCAGATCGACATCGGCAACGCCGCAACCCCGATGACCGATCGCATGGTCGATGGCGTGCTGCAGCCCGACGGCCGCAAGATGCCGGAACCGCGCATGGATTCGAAGGCGGTCGGCGATGCGGTCGCCTACATGGCGACGCTGCCGCTCGACGCCAACGTGCTGTTCATGACGGTCATGGCCTCGAAGATGCCGTTCGTCGGAAGGGGCTAAGATCTCTCCTCTCCCTCTCCCCGCTTGCGGGGAGAGGTGAACAGAAACCGGCGCCGCCCCCTACTCCAGCTTCTCGACCGCGCGCAGCGTCGGGAACAGCTTCATCCACAATAGCGCGATCAGGACCGTGCCGACGCCGCCGAGGATCGCGGCCGGCACGGTGCCGAACAGCGCCGCCGTGATGCCGCTTTCGAACTGGCCGAGCTGGTTGGACGCGTTGATGAAGAGAAAATTGACCGCGCCGACGCGGCCGCGCATCGCGTCGGGGGTGGCCAGCTGCACCAGCGAAAACCGGATCACCACGCTGATGGTATCGGCGGCGCCGAGCACGGCCAATGAGGCGACCGACAGCCACATCCAGGGCGAGACCGCGAACGCCACGGTCGCCAGGCCGAACACGATCACCGACTGGAACATGCGTAGTCCCACGCGGCGGCTGATCGGATGGCGCGCGAGGAAAATGGTCATGAGAAGCGCGCCCACGGCGGGCGCGGCGCGCAGGATGCCCAGACCCAGGGGCCCGGTCCGCAGGATGTCGCGCGCATAGATCGGCAACAGCGCGGTGACGCCGCCGAGCAACACCGCGAACAGGTCGAGCGAGATGGTGCCGAGGATTGCCGGATTGCTGCGGATGAAGGCGATGCCGGCAAACAGTCCATCCGGCGTCGGCGCCTGCTTTGCCGATGGCGCGGGCTCGGTCGGCTGGATGCCGCCGGTGAACAACGTACCGGCGAGCCAGAACACGACGATGATGCCGTAGGCGAGGCTCGGCGCGACCGCATAGGCGAGCCCGCCGAGCGCAGGCCCGGTGATGGTCGCCACCTGCGTGGCGCCGCTCGACAGCGCGGTCGCCCGCTGCAGCGATCCGGTCGGCGTGATCAGCGGCAGCAGCGCCGAGGTCGCCGGGCTTTCGAACGCGCCCGCCGTACCGAACACGGCCGTCACCAGGAACAGGTGCGTCTGGTTGAGCCAGCCACCCCACGAGCCCCAGACCAGCAGCAACGCCGCCAGCGCCTGGGCAAGCTGGCAGAGCTGCATCACGCGCTTGCGCTCGTAGCGGTCGGCGACGCTGCCGGCGACGAAGACAAGCAGCGCGGTGGGGAGAAACTGCACCAGTCCGACCAGGCCGAGATCGAGCGCGCTTCCGGTGAGATCGTAGATCTGCCAGCCAATCGCGACCGCCGCGATCTGGCTGGAAAACCGCGAGAGGCTGCGCGACAGCAGGAAGTAGATGAGCGAGGGGTGCCTGAGCAGCGCACCGGCGCCTTCGGACATCGCGGTCATGGTCCGATCGGTGGCGGACATCGCCTGCGATGTCAACGGTGGCTAGGACGCCTACCCACAAACCTGGTTCTGTAATTTCGCCGCGCTGAAGGTCCGCTTTGATCTGAAAGCAACCGAATTGCTGCGTCGCCGCGGAATGACGCGATGGGCCAGAAGCGGACTCGCTCAATTCCTCGACGAGCAAAGGGCATCGGCCGGCACGGCGGCGAGCCCCGGGATCCATCGCTGCTGCGCTCCAACTGGGATTCGCCGTGAGCAAATCACCTACTGCTGAGCCGCCCGCGCAGCTTAGCTACGTCCTCAGGCTGAACTGCGGACGCAGCATTTCCCCACGTATTGCGGACGTATGTCAGGACGTCCGCGATCTCGGTATCATCGAGATTCCAACCGAAGGCGGGCATGGCGGGCGCGGTCGGCGCAGCTGAAGTGGCAACGGCGCGATTTCCGATCAGAACGACTCGGATCAGGGATGTGGGATCAGCGGACTGGACCAAGGGTGCGCTCGCCAGCCGCGGGAAGAGGTTCGGAACGCCCGCACCACTGTGACTGTGGCATGCCGCGCAACGGTCTTCGTATATTGCTTGGCCTGCAACCATGCGTGGATTGGCGGCGGCCAGCGCGGTGACTGCCCTTCCGCTCCGAGGCGCGCGGTCTTTCAGATAGGTCGCGATCGCCAGAAGATCGGCATCCGTCATTTTAGACGTCGAGTTCGAGACGGCTTCGGCCATCGGCCCCGATGCAATATCGTAAGAGTTGGCACCAGTCTTGAGATAGCGGACGATGTCTTCGATGGACCAACTGCCGATCCCGGTACGGGGATCTTCGGTCAGGTCGGGCGCGTACCAGTCCTGTAACAGCGCCCCTTGCAGGGCCTCGCTGCCCCGGTCGCCACCGGTGATGTTCTTCGGCGTATGACAGGTTCCGCAATGACCGAGACCTTCGACCAGATAGGCACCGCGGTTCCACACATCCGACTTTGCTGGATTGGGTTGAAACACACCGGGCTGGAAATTGATCAAATCCCAGGTGGACGTAGCCGGCCGGCGAACGTTGAACGGAAACCTCAACTGGTTTGGCTGAACCTCGTTGCGCACCGGATCCAGGGAGCGCAGATAGGCCCAGATCGCCGATACATCGTCGCGAGTGACCTTGGTGTAGGCGGGATAGGGCATTGCCGGATAGAGGCGCGCGCCGTCCCTGCCGATACCCTCATGCATGGCCCGACGGAAATCCTCCTCCGACCAGGCACCGACACCGGTCGCAACATCCGGGGTGATGTTTGGACCGATCAACGCTCCGAATGGCGTCTCCAGCGCAGCGCCGCCGGCAAAGGGCTTGCCGCCTGGCGCAGTGTGGCAGCCGACGCAATCACCCAGCACGGCGAGGTAACGGCCGCGCTCGATCTTCTCGAACGCTTGGCTGTCTTCCGCAGCCCACGCAGCGATTGCGCCGGTCGTGCAGGCCACAAGCGCCAGAGCCATCAGATTCCGCATTTTCATGCCGATACCTCGCCGGCATTGGCTGTCAGATATGTACGAGTGGGCCGGGATTCTTAAGGTACTGGCTTGTGATCGCGTCCGCCGTCCAATAAGCGAGTGCGCCGACAGTGTCAGTGGGGTTATATCCGGCGTTTTGCGGGAAGGCGGTGGCCCCCAACACAAAAAGGTTGGATACATCCCAGCTCTGCAGATAGCGATTCAACGCGCTGCTCTTGGGATCAGTGCCCATGATTGCACCGCCGCATGTATGCGTCGTCTGGTACACCGTACTGTCATAGGGGCCGCTGCGGGGCCTCTTCTCGAACTGCCGCGGCCCCATCTTTTGGACGACCTCTGCCAGGCGG
This genomic interval from Bradyrhizobium sp. NP1 contains the following:
- the gpt gene encoding xanthine phosphoribosyltransferase, with product MADVMPELSAAERAGKAFPVSWDQFHRDCRALTWRLNEVGPFHAVIAITRGGLVPAAIVARELGVRVIDTVCIASYDHTKQGDLKVLKGIAADVAKLGGGTGKGLLIVDDLVDTGRTAALVRQMIPDAHFATVYAKPKGRPLVDTFITEVSQDTWIFFPWDTALTFQPPIRDGAA
- a CDS encoding cytochrome c, which encodes MKMRNLMALALVACTTGAIAAWAAEDSQAFEKIERGRYLAVLGDCVGCHTAPGGKPFAGGAALETPFGALIGPNITPDVATGVGAWSEEDFRRAMHEGIGRDGARLYPAMPYPAYTKVTRDDVSAIWAYLRSLDPVRNEVQPNQLRFPFNVRRPATSTWDLINFQPGVFQPNPAKSDVWNRGAYLVEGLGHCGTCHTPKNITGGDRGSEALQGALLQDWYAPDLTEDPRTGIGSWSIEDIVRYLKTGANSYDIASGPMAEAVSNSTSKMTDADLLAIATYLKDRAPRSGRAVTALAAANPRMVAGQAIYEDRCAACHSHSGAGVPNLFPRLASAPLVQSADPTSLIRVVLIGNRAVATSAAPTAPAMPAFGWNLDDTEIADVLTYVRNTWGNAASAVQPEDVAKLRGRLSSR
- a CDS encoding alpha-E domain-containing protein, which produces MLSRTAENLFWLARYVERAEYIARTIDATLRVTALPAAYVGKTNEWESALFTAGVSESFYDSYDEADERNVIDYLSFSAENPSSIRNCIEAARLNSRSVRTALTSEMWDTINGAWIELQEVWSKGTSSREDLAKFLRFVQETSLRFDGSAYRTMLRNDAYWFSRLGLHLERADNTARILDVKYHVLLPEEEHVGGPLDFYQWSSILRSVSALTAYHWVYRETLKPWLIADLLILNDTLPRSLASCYGNLVRNLDQIGVAYGRQGPAQRHARGIRNRLEHSHMDDIFQHGVHEFIQEFIADNARLGEIISKQYLM
- a CDS encoding peptidase, translating into MTYCCGILVRDGLVMIADTRTNAGLDNVSTFRKLHIFAKPGERIMAIASAGNLAISQSVLSTLTEGIEDPETGEVETLMNAPTMFQAAQRIGRAIRLIHTTEGPALKSEDVSFDVSFLFGGQIKGSRMRLFMVYTAGNFIECTTDTPYLQIGEHKYGKPVLDRAMHFDVELYDALKTGLISMDSTMRSNLGVGLPIDVLVVRTDACEADLNHRIEAGEPYFHDLRSRWSAALRAAHQNIPRPPYKTEAEAKKQQERGNNG
- a CDS encoding MFS transporter, translated to MTAMSEGAGALLRHPSLIYFLLSRSLSRFSSQIAAVAIGWQIYDLTGSALDLGLVGLVQFLPTALLVFVAGSVADRYERKRVMQLCQLAQALAALLLVWGSWGGWLNQTHLFLVTAVFGTAGAFESPATSALLPLITPTGSLQRATALSSGATQVATITGPALGGLAYAVAPSLAYGIIVVFWLAGTLFTGGIQPTEPAPSAKQAPTPDGLFAGIAFIRSNPAILGTISLDLFAVLLGGVTALLPIYARDILRTGPLGLGILRAAPAVGALLMTIFLARHPISRRVGLRMFQSVIVFGLATVAFAVSPWMWLSVASLAVLGAADTISVVIRFSLVQLATPDAMRGRVGAVNFLFINASNQLGQFESGITAALFGTVPAAILGGVGTVLIALLWMKLFPTLRAVEKLE
- a CDS encoding molybdopterin-binding protein — translated: MSEIVTAGLLVIGDEILSGRTKDKNIGFIAEYLTNLGIDLKEVRVVADEEADIVAALDALRHRYTYVFTTGGIGPTHDDITADSVAKAFGVGIDHHPEVVARFKERFQNPGELNEARLRMARIPDGAELIQSATILAPGFKLGNVIVMAGVPSIMQAMMDIVAPKLKSGVKMLSESVRANCREGDIGGPLREIAKAHPDTIIGSYPFLDEDKKPNTNLVVRSRDPEKLNAAMGAVKEMLAGLNVAR
- a CDS encoding circularly permuted type 2 ATP-grasp protein, which codes for MAAAFDEMNGPGGDTRPAYRELSRWLKETPPDALEYRRQEAELLFRRIGITFAVYGDAEAQERLIPFDVIPRIMSSREWTILEKGLKQRVRALNMFLRDIYHGREILRANIVPEDLIFQNPVFRPEMNGQHVPHDVYVHIAGIDIVRVNAEEFIVLEDNARTPSGVSYMLENREIMMRLFPDLFARHRIAPVERYPDELLSALRSVAPSSASAEPTIALMTPGIYNSAYYEHSFLADKLGIELVEGRDLIVKNDEVFMRTTEGLKRVDVIYRRVDDDFLDPLTFRPDSALGVPGLMSAYAAGNITLANAVGTGIADDKAIYSYMPEIVRFYLSEEPILKNVQTWRCREPADLAYVLDNIADLVVKEVHGSGGYGMLIGPASTKATIEAFRDKLKREPEGFIAQPTLALSTCPTCTESGLAPRHVDLRPFVLTGRNRTTIVPGGLTRVALKEGSLVVNSSQGGGTKDTWILDE
- a CDS encoding SDR family oxidoreductase translates to MAETKKIALVTGAGTGVGRAASLALMKAGFTVVLAGRRLDKLEETAGLGEKGKSLPVTADMTDPASIAALFAKVMQAYGRLDVLFNNAGMGAPAIPFEDLSLAQWQSVVATNLTAPFLCTQHAFRIMKDQTPRGGRIINNGSISAHAPRPFSSPYTSTKHGITGLTRASNLDGRAYDIAVGQIDIGNAATPMTDRMVDGVLQPDGRKMPEPRMDSKAVGDAVAYMATLPLDANVLFMTVMASKMPFVGRG
- a CDS encoding transglutaminase family protein gives rise to the protein MRLQISHSTTYRYEPAATGVIQILRMTPGSHDGQYVAEWQIDVSADTRLDPHEDAFGNLTHVLTHGPIGELTINVSGLIETHDTSGVLRGTDERFPPTLFLRSTPLTSVNPAMASFAQELRAEAESDAIGFLHTLMTQINEHMTFDADPTNSGTSAAEAFALKRGVCQDYAHIFIACARTAGVPARFISGHFLRGDGVVGQQAGHAWAEAFVPNLGWVGFDPANSISTTDAHARVAIGLDYLGAAPVRGTRYGGGTETLTVAVRVEQAGRPGQWQSQS